The Pseudarthrobacter sulfonivorans genome includes a window with the following:
- a CDS encoding serine/threonine-protein kinase: MVAESPSSIRIDVVGGRYRLGEVIGRGGMSSVYRARDKNLGRDVALKLFAPQAPAADALKRQEAEITLLATLNHPSLVTLFDVGVDVRIPDEPRPFLTMELVEGQDLRSRIRHSKVPLDELAVIGAGIADALAYVHGLGILHRDIKPGNILLVQTRPGEPLRAKLADFGIARIADATRLTVTGAMVGTAAYLSPEQAMGSPLTPATDIYSLGLVLLECIKQTMEYPGSAVESAVARLHRAPKIPADLPAEWADLIRSMTAIEPLERPTAADIETALRQALVSPTSTPGELAPETTRVLPAMPFRTPSVTAESPSLNLPARPTNEGPNGEDSANAAQSRPAPGADQPSSPPGARRQRPVRARRKVRLWAVAVPVVLTLAAGTAALTAGQAPESTSDVVPYPAVSGTLGDHLQELQKSVEP; the protein is encoded by the coding sequence ATGGTGGCGGAATCGCCGAGCTCCATCAGAATTGACGTGGTTGGCGGACGTTACCGGCTGGGCGAGGTGATCGGCCGCGGCGGCATGTCGTCCGTCTACCGTGCAAGGGATAAGAATCTGGGTCGGGACGTGGCCTTGAAGCTCTTCGCACCCCAGGCCCCCGCTGCAGACGCGTTGAAACGCCAGGAAGCTGAAATCACGCTGCTGGCGACGCTGAACCATCCCAGCCTCGTGACATTGTTCGATGTCGGCGTCGACGTACGTATCCCGGATGAGCCCCGGCCGTTCCTGACGATGGAACTGGTCGAGGGACAGGATCTGCGCAGCCGGATCAGGCACAGTAAAGTCCCCCTGGACGAGCTCGCCGTCATAGGAGCCGGCATCGCTGACGCACTGGCCTATGTCCACGGCCTCGGCATCCTCCACCGCGATATCAAGCCGGGCAATATCCTCTTGGTGCAGACCCGACCCGGGGAGCCACTGCGGGCCAAGCTCGCAGACTTCGGCATAGCACGAATCGCCGACGCAACACGCCTGACCGTTACGGGGGCAATGGTGGGCACCGCGGCGTACCTCAGCCCCGAACAGGCCATGGGCTCCCCGCTCACCCCTGCCACAGACATCTATTCGCTGGGGCTGGTCCTGCTCGAATGCATCAAGCAGACAATGGAGTACCCCGGCAGCGCTGTGGAATCTGCCGTGGCCAGGCTGCACCGCGCGCCCAAAATTCCCGCGGATCTCCCTGCCGAGTGGGCCGACCTGATCCGCTCGATGACGGCAATCGAGCCGCTGGAACGCCCGACAGCTGCGGACATCGAGACGGCGCTGCGGCAGGCCCTTGTCTCGCCAACATCCACTCCCGGCGAACTTGCACCGGAAACCACGCGTGTGCTGCCGGCCATGCCGTTCAGGACGCCGTCCGTCACAGCAGAGTCACCCTCCCTTAATCTGCCGGCCAGGCCGACCAACGAAGGCCCCAACGGTGAGGATTCCGCCAACGCCGCCCAGTCACGGCCGGCGCCTGGTGCCGATCAGCCCAGCAGCCCTCCTGGTGCGCGCCGACAGAGGCCAGTCCGTGCGAGGCGCAAAGTGCGGCTCTGGGCAGTGGCCGTCCCGGTCGTTCTCACACTGGCGGCCGGGACCGCGGCACTGACAGCGGGCCAGGCGCCAGAGTCCACCTCCGACGTCGTGCCTTACCCTGCGGTGAGCGGCACGCTGGGTGACCACCTTCAGGAACTTCAGAAGAGTGTGGAACCATGA
- a CDS encoding GNAT family N-acetyltransferase, which produces MPVLIAPDVRYHASWLEGSTEFDGANRDGAGPADWSLEELKDAQTFRRFVDALVNDALPESPRKPEHVPCTYLWIVEGGTFLGSLAIRHELNDFLLNEGGHIGYSVRPSARRRGHAAAALADALPMARDLGIPRVLLTCDENNAGSRATIEKNGGVCEDTRNGKRRYWINTV; this is translated from the coding sequence ATGCCTGTTCTTATCGCTCCGGACGTCCGCTATCACGCCTCCTGGCTGGAGGGATCCACGGAATTTGACGGCGCCAACCGGGACGGCGCGGGCCCGGCGGACTGGTCCTTGGAAGAACTCAAGGATGCCCAGACGTTCCGCCGCTTTGTCGATGCCCTCGTCAACGATGCCCTGCCGGAGAGCCCGCGCAAGCCGGAGCATGTGCCCTGCACGTACTTGTGGATTGTGGAGGGTGGCACGTTCCTTGGCTCTCTGGCCATCAGGCACGAGCTGAACGATTTCCTCCTCAACGAGGGCGGGCATATCGGCTACAGCGTGCGGCCTTCTGCCAGGCGTCGCGGCCACGCCGCTGCCGCTTTGGCCGACGCCCTGCCGATGGCCCGGGACCTGGGAATCCCCCGGGTTCTTCTCACCTGCGATGAGAACAACGCCGGTTCTCGGGCTACCATCGAAAAGAACGGCGGCGTCTGCGAGGATACGCGCAACGGCAAACGACGCTACTGGATCAATACCGTCTGA
- a CDS encoding GNAT family N-acetyltransferase — MARVNVRSWRETYRGVMADRVLDDPGLPAARERFWTAMLSDERYRANRVAVAERDGDVIGIAMAGPSQSSGSQWGTHLYVLYVVAAEHGTGTGAALLDTVVGPDESAALWVADPNPRAQAFYRKHGFVADGTVNVEEGVREIRMVRISSGRGSRS; from the coding sequence ATGGCGCGCGTGAATGTGCGGTCGTGGCGCGAGACGTACCGCGGCGTGATGGCGGACCGCGTCCTCGACGACCCGGGGTTGCCTGCCGCCCGGGAACGGTTCTGGACTGCGATGCTCAGCGATGAGCGCTACCGTGCGAACCGCGTGGCAGTGGCCGAGCGTGACGGCGACGTGATCGGGATCGCGATGGCGGGGCCCTCGCAGAGCTCCGGGTCGCAGTGGGGTACTCATCTCTACGTGTTGTACGTCGTGGCGGCTGAGCACGGAACGGGTACCGGGGCCGCCCTCCTGGACACCGTCGTCGGACCTGACGAGTCGGCAGCGCTCTGGGTGGCCGATCCGAATCCTCGGGCGCAGGCCTTCTATCGCAAGCACGGGTTCGTGGCGGACGGGACCGTGAATGTGGAGGAGGGCGTGCGCGAGATCCGCATGGTGCGGATCTCCTCGGGGCGTGGCTCGCGTTCGTAA